A region from the Tachyglossus aculeatus isolate mTacAcu1 chromosome Y4, mTacAcu1.pri, whole genome shotgun sequence genome encodes:
- the MCM7 gene encoding DNA replication licensing factor MCM7, translated as MPHKDYEAEKEKAKKFLQDFYQDDEFGKKQFKYGDQLARLAHREQVALYVDLDDVGEEDPELVDSICENTKRYARLFSDAVQELLPQYKEKEAVRKDVLDVYIEHRLMMEQRSRDPGATRDPQNQYPPELMRRFELYFRGPGSSKPRVIRDVRADSVGKLVTVRGIVTRVSEVKPRMVVATYTCDQCGAETYQPIQAPTFMPLIMCPSQECQTNRSGGRLYLQTRGSKFVKFQELKMQEHSDQVPVGNIPRSLTVMVEGENTRLAQPGDHVSVTGVFLPMLRSGFRQVVQGLLSETYLEAHRIVKMNKSEDDEAGPGELSGEELRQITEEDFYEKLAASIAPEIYGHEDVKKALLLLLVGGVDQSPRGMKIRGNINICLMGDPGVAKSQLLSYIDRLAPRSQYTTGRGSSGVGLTAAVLRDPVSGELTLEGGALVLADLGVCCIDEFDKMAEADRTAIHEVMEQQTISIAKAGILTTLNARCSILAAANPAYGRYNPRRSLEQNVQLPAALLSRFDLLWLIQDRPDRDNDLRLAQHITYVHQHSRQPPSQFEPLDMKLMRRYIATCREKQPAVPEALADYITAAYVEMRRESWAGNDAAYTSARTLLAILRLATALARLRLVDAVEKEDVNEAMRLMEMSKDSLLGDKGQAARPQRPSDVIFATVRELAAGGGGVRLAEAEQRCVSRGFTPAQFQAALDEYEELNVWQVNAARTRLTFV; from the exons ATGCCGCACAAAGACTACGAGGCCGAGAAGG AAAAGGCCAAGAAGTTCCTGCAGGACTTCTACCAGGATGACGAATTTGGCAAGAAGCAGTTCAAATACGGGGACCAGTTG GCGCGGCTGGCCCACCGGGAGCAGGTGGCCCTCTACGTGGACCTGGACGACGTCGGAGAGGAAGACCCCGAGCTGGTGGACTCCATCTGCGAGAACACCAAGCGCTACGCCCGCCTCTTCTCCGACGCCGTGCAGGAGCTGCTGCCCCAgtacaaggagaaggag GCAGTGCGTAAGGACGTCCTGGACGTGTACATCGAGCACCGGCTGATGATGGAGCAGCGCAGCCGGGACCCCGGGGCGACACGGGACCCCCAGAACCAGTACCCCCCCGAGCTCATGCGCAGATT cGAGCTGTACTTCCGCGGCCCGGGCAGCAGCAAGCCGCGGGTCATCCGGGACGTGCGGGCCGACTCCGTGGGCAAGCTGGTCACCGTGCGGGGCATCGTCACCCGCGTCTCGGAGGTCAAGCCCAGGATGGTGGTGGCCACCTACACCTGCGACCAGTGCGGGGCGGAGACCTACCAGCCG ATCCAGGCTCCCACCTTCATGCCGCTGATCATGTGCCCGAGCCAGGAGTGCCAGACCAACCGCTCGGGCGGGCGGCTCTACCTCCAGACCCGCGGCTCCAAATTCGTCAAGTTCCAGGAGCTGAAGATGCAGGAGCAC AGCGACCAGGTGCCCGTGGGCAACATCCCGCGCAGCCTGACGGtgatggtggagggggagaacaCGCGGCTGGCCCAGCCCGGGGATCACGTCAGCGTCACGGGCGTCTTCCTGCCCATGCTCCGCTCCGGCTTCCGCCAGGTGGTACAG GGCCTGCTCTCGGAGACGTACCTGGAAGCCCACCGCATCGTGAAGATGAACAAGAGCGAGGACGACGAGGCCGGGCCCGGGGAGCTCAGCGGGGAGGAGCTGCGGCAGATCACCG AGGAGGATTTCTACGAGAAGCTGGCGGCCTCCATCGCCCCCGAGATCTACGGCCACGAGGACGTGAAGAAGGCCCTGCTGTTGCTGCTGGTGGGGGGCGTGGACCAGTCCCCTCGGGGCATGAAGATCAGAG GGAACATCAACATCTGTCTCATGGGGGACCCCGGAGTCGCCAAGTCCCAGCTCCTGTCCTACATCGACCGCCTGGCCCCCCGCA GCCAGTACACGACGGGCCGGGGGTCGTCGGGCGTGGGTCTGACGGCGGCGGTGCTGCGGGACCCCGTGAGCGGCGAGCTGACCCTGGAGGGGGGAGCGCTGGTCCTGGCCGACCTGGGCGTCTGCTGCATCGATGAGTTCGACAAGATGGCGGAGGCGGACCGGACGGCCATCCACGAGGTCATGGAGCAGCAGACCATCTCCATCGCCAAGGCGGGCATCCTCACCACCCTCAACGCCCGCTGCTCCATCCTGGCGGCCGCCAACCCGGCCTACGGGCGCTACAATCCGCGCCGCAGCCTGGAGCAGAACGTGCAGCTCCCCGCGGCCCTGCTGTCCCGCTTCGACCTGCTCTGGCTCATCCAGGACCGGCCCGACCGCGACAACGACCTGCG GTTGGCCCAACACATCACTTACGTCCACCAGCACAGCCGCCAACCGCCCTCCCAGTTTGAGCCTCTGGATATGAAGCTCATGAG GCGCTACATCGCCACGTGCCGCGAGAAGCAGCCCGCCGTGCCCGAGGCCTTGGCCGACTACATCACGGCCGCCTACGTGGAGATGCGGCGCGAGTCGTGGGCCGGCAATGACGCCGCCTACACCTCCGCCCGGACCCTGCTGGCCATCCTGCGCCTGGCCACGGCCCTG GCCCGCCTGCGGCTGGTGGACGCGGTGGAGAAGGAGGACGTCAACGAGGCCATGCGGCTCATGGAGATGTCCAAGGATTCGCTGCTGGGGGACAAGGGGCAGGCGGCCAG